CAGAAATTCCCCCCAAACTATCAGATTGGAACAACAAGTCAACGAGTTGGTTAACTCCATAAATTCTGAATACGGtaatttgaatttttctccCGTCCAGCATTACTATATGAGAATCCCTAAAGATGTATACTTGTCCTTACTAAGAGTTGCAGACTTATGTTTAATCACAAGTGTTAGAGACGGTATGAATACCACTGCTTTGGAATACGTCACTGTCAAATCGCACATGTCGAACTTTTTATGCTACGGAAATCCATTGATCTTAAGTGAGTTTTCTGGCTCTAGTAACGTATTGAAAGATGCCATTGTGGTTAACCCATGGGATTCGGTGGCCGTGGCTAAATCTATTAACATGGCTTTGAAATTGGACAAGGAAGAAAAGTCCAATTTAGAATCAAAATTATGGAAAGAAGTTCCTACAATTCAAGATTGGACTAATAAGTTTTTGAGTTCATTAAAGGAACAGGCGTCATCTAATGATGATAtggaaaggaaaatgacTCCAGCACTTAATAGACCTGTTCTTTTAGAAAATTACAAGCAGGCTAAGCGTAGAttgttcctttttgatTACGATGGTACTTTGACCCCAATTGTCAAAGACCCAGCTGCAGCTATTCCATCGGCAAGACTTTATACAATTCTACAAAAATTATGTGCTGATCCTCATAATCAAATCTGGATTATTTCTGGTCGTGACCAgaagtttttgaacaaGTGGTTAGGCGGTAAACTTCCTCAACTGGGTCTAAGTGCGGAGCATGGATGTTTCATGAAAGATGTTTCTTGCCAAGATTGGGTCAATTTGACCGAAAAAGTTGATATGTCTTGGCAAGTACGCGTCAATGAAGTGATGGAAGAATTTACCACAAGGACCCCAGGTTCATTCATcgaaagaaagaaagtcGCTCTAACTTGGCATTATAGACGTACCGTTCCAGAATTGGGTGAATTCCACGCCAAAGAactgaaagaaaaattgttaTCATTTACTGATGACTTTGATTTAGAGGTCATGGATGGTAAAGCAAACATTGAAGTTCGTCCAAGATTCGTCAACAAAGGTGAAATAGTCAAGAGACTAGTCTGGCATCAACATGGCAAACCACAGGACATGTTGAAGGGAATCAGTGAAAAACTACCTAAGGATGAAATGCCTGATTTTGTATTATGTTTGGGTGATGACTTCACTGACGAAGACATGTTTAGACAGTTGAATACCATTGAAACTtgttggaaagaaaaatatcctgaccaaaaaaatcaatggGGCAACTACGGATTCTATCCTGTCACTGTGGGATCTGCATCCAAGAAAACTGTCGCAAAGGCTCATTTAACCGATCCTCAGCAAGTCCTGGAGACTTTAGGTTTACTTGTTGGTGATGTCTCTCTCTTCCAAAGTGCTGGTACGGTCGACCTGGATTCCAGAGGTCATGTCAAGAATAGTGAGAGCAGTTTGAAATCAAAGCTAGCATCTAAAGCTTATGTTATGAAAAGATCGGCTTCTTACACCGGCGCAAAGGTTTGAAACACCCTTTTTAACGAAATGGTTATGACTAGACAGACATCTTACGTCTTACTCCTTCatgctttatttttttctttgtattgTATTTGAACAGTCAATATGTGGTGTTGCGACGAAggcatatatataatagtCTCAACCCACCATTTTCGAAGATTTACATACacattatatttttataaactTCCAATATGTAATAACTTTATATGATATGTAACTTCTCACTATTATCCTTACTATTAAACGGTTTTTAATAAATATCATTGTTCTTTGTTTTATtaatgagaaaaagaaatttaatACAATGTCCGGcgggaagaaaaaaaatcgatgaattaattgaaaaaaagtatctTTATCATGTGAACTGAGGAGAAGAACGGCATCTCGAAAAGAGCACGTCGAAACAGCGGTAGGTAAAAGAGGGTACTACCAGAGgtcttttctctttataCGTTAACCTCtcagctttttcttttgcaatTCAGGACACTTTAACTTGTAGTCACACGCTAGTCCACGTAGCAAAGTAAAACAGCACGAAAAAAGTGATTACAAATTTCAAGGGAGATATGATGGACTTAGATAAGATTATAGCATCACTGAGAGACGGAAAACATATTCCTGAAGAAACCGTTTTTAGGCTATGTTTAAATTCACAGGAACTATTAATGAATGAAGGCAATGTAACACAAGTCGATACACCGGTTACAATATGCGGTGATATACATGGCCAATTACACGATCTACTAACGCTCTTCGAAAAGAGTGGTGGTGTAGAGAAAACAAGgtatattttcttgggCGATTTTGTGGATAGGGGATTTTACTCATTGGAGAgttttttacttttactATGTTACAAATTAAGATATCCTGATAGGATTACTTTAATTAGAGGCAATCACGAAACCCGGCAAATTACTAAAGTATACGGATTTTACGATGAAGTAGTAAGAAAATATGGTAATAGTAACGTATGGAGGTACTGCTGTGAAGTTTTTGATTATTTATCATTGGGGGCAATAATAAACAATAGCATATTCTGTGTTCATGGTGGATTATCTCCGGATATGACCACGGTTGATGAAATACGAACAATAGACAGGAAACAAGAAGTTCCACATGAAGGTGCTATGTGTGACTTATTATGGAGCGACCCCGAAGACGTTGACACATGGTCATTATCACCAAGAGGTGCTGGATTTCTTTTCGGTAAAAGAGAAGTTGATCAATTCTTAGAGAAAAACAACGTTGAGTTAATTGCTAGAGCTCATCAGTTAGTGATGGAAGGTTACAAAGAAATGTTCGACGGTGGATTAGTGACAGTCTGGTCGGCACCGAATTACTGTTATCGTTGTGGTAATGTAGCAGCTGTATTGAAGATAGACGACGATTTGAATCGTGAATatacaatttttgaagCTGTTCAGGCACAAAATGAAGTCGGAAATGCTATAATTCCAACCAAAAAATCTCAAATGGACTATTTcttataaatttttaacAGGCACTCTAATTGTCAAGtgcatttttctttttttcttcataatgcaataaaggaaaaaaaattgtaatATTACATACTTCTTTTCACATCTTAGCTAATTAACAATATGGCTTTTGAATACTAATATATACCCAGCTACcgtttcttcttttattttttattcctttttttcttcagtagAATATGTTATAGATGCGGAGGTCCCCTAAGTTCTTCACGTGTTCTCTTCTCATCGCGTTTGATAtgaaaaatagaaaaaaatacatagTAGCATGACTAACTAATAATAAGCTCCGCTATCAAAGATGTCAAGTACATTAAGGAAAGCTTTTAGATAAGGAAAAGAACttattaataatatataatatgAAAATATGTCGCTTGGTATACCACTTTCCCAATTAATAGTAGAAAGTCCAAAGCCATTAAGTAGCGGCATCACAGGATTAGATGAGATATTAAACCTGGGATTCCAGGCAAGGTCGATCTACGAAATATTTGGGCCTCCGGGCATTGGCAAGACTAATTTTGGCATTCAATTGGTGTGTAATTCGTTAGAAGGCATACAACAATCGGAAATAAACGACGATAAAATTCTATGGATAGAAACATTTCAAGAAATGCCCATAAACATACTAAGAGAAcgctttcaaaaatttaaaatcGTGGAAGAAAATGTGAAGCGGGTCCGAATAACGAAATTTGGACAGCTATTATATTTCTTCCAGAATTTGTTCAAATTATCTCAAAGTGTGCGATATAAACTAGTTATAATTGATGGATTTTCTCAATTAGTCTGCGATCATCTGTGTACACTAAGTAAAAGAGGCGGCGGAATGATAGATAAAACTATACACGAGTTAAAATGTCGACATTTGATATTAATTTTTACGGTAATGACCAAATACACACATTCCACGGGTTCGACAATAATAGTTTTAAATGACTGTATGAACACCGCCTTCCAATCAAACGAATTCGAATCCTTGGAAGAATACTACGAAATTTTAGACGACGGATCTAACTTCTTTGTCAACTCTAACAACGAAAGGCGTAAGAACAATGTACATATATTGAAAAGCGCGCTCGTTGCCAATATCGCTATGGGAAGCAAGGATTCCACTTGGGAAGTATTTCTAAGAGACAGGATCGGCCTTTTTAGGGATTGGAATGAACAAGTGGACGAAACCGTTTTCgtgaaaagcaaaagagTGAAGGCGTCATCCTCGCAGAGTAACGAGGGATGTACTaccatcaaagaaatgagAATAAACAAACgaaactttgaaaacttGAGAATAGCtattgtttttaatttaCACGGCGAAgatagaaaaagagaaggaCGAAATTTAAAGCGGTCAAGAAGCAGCGACGATCGTAACTATATTGtcaaatttgattttgataaagCAACAGGTCAACTCCGCGATATAATTGATCTGAAACCTGATACTGCTAATATTGCCTCATTTCCAACATTATCAACAAGCAGCAGCAGTTGCTCACAAGTGTTTAACAATATTGACTCCAATGATAATCCATTACCAAATGCGGAGGGAAAGGAGGAGATAATTTATGATAGTGAAGGTTAAtagtaaaataaaaaaaccGAAAACcgaaaacaataaaaaatggaaaaacGACAACATTCCACCCAACAActacaaagaaaagttaAGGGTAATTTTACCTATTTAGGATTTTAATCTGTTGGAGTTAAGGTGAATACGTTTTTCCATATTGGGGTATGCAGCTCGAACCTAAAGTGGTATGTACACATCCCCTCAAGCACACCCATTACCCTTATAGGATTAATGTAAGCAACAGCTTACACGGAATTGGAAATACTATTCAACGATCCATGCATCTGCCAGATTCGGACATGCATATTCCCCAATTGGATATAGAAAATTAACGTAAGGCAGTATCTTTTCACAATGTACTTGCAACGCGGCGACTTAAAGTTGAAGTACAACCTGCAGCAGCGGCTTTTTGTACGGTACGCCAAACTGTCAATGGATAATATTGCGTAGACCGAAAAAGGTAATCCTCAACACTACCCGTGGTGGATGACCTAAAGCAGTAATATTGGTTGGAATTATCTCCCAGACGGCACCGTCTCCCCGAGAAAGCTTAGCCCCGAGGTCTACCTTCCATACACCACTGATTGCTCCACGTCATGCGGCCTTCTTTCGAGGACAAAAAGGCATATATCGCTAAAATTAGCCATCAGAACcgttattgttattatattttcattacgAAAGAGGAGAGGGCCCAGCGCGCCAGAGCACACACGGTCATTGATTACTTTATTTGGCTAAAGATCCATCCCTTCTCGATGTCATCTCTTTCCATTCTTGTGTATTtttgattgaaaatgattttttgtCCACtaatttctaaaaataaGACAAAAAGCCTTTAAGCAGTTTTTCATCCATTTTACTACGGTAAAATGAATTAGTACGGTATGGCTCCCAGTCGCATTATTTTTAGATTGGCCGTAGGGGCTGGGGTAGAACTAGAGTAAGGAACATTGCTCTGCCCTCTTTTGAACTGTCATATAAATACCTGACCTATTTTATTCTCCATTATCGTATTATCTCACCtctctttttctattcTCTTGTAATTATTGATTTATAGTCGTAACTACAAAGACaagcaaaataaaatacGTTCGCTCTATTAAGATGAAATTATCAACTGTCCTATTATCTGCCGGTTTAGCCTCGACTACTTTGGCCCAATTTTCCAACAGTACATCTGCTTCTTCCACCGATGTCACTTCCTCCTCTTCCATCTCCACTTCCTCTGGCTCAGTAACTATCACATCTTCTGAAGCTCCAGAATCCGACAACGGTACCAGCACAGCTGCACCAACTGAAACCTCAACAGAGGCTCCAACCACTGCTATCCCAACTAACGGTACCTCTACTGAAGCTCCAACCACTGCTATCCCAACTAACGGTACCTCTACTGAAGCTCCAACTGATACTACTACTGAAGCTCCAACCACCGCTCTTCCAACTAACGGTACTTCTACTGAAGCTCCAACTGATACTACTACTGAAGCTCCAACCACCGGTCTTCCAACCAACGGTACCACTTCAGCTTTCCCACCAACTACATCTTTGCCACCAAGCAACACTACCACCACTCCTCCTTACAACCCATCTACTGACTACACCACTGACTACACTGTAGTCACTGAATATACTACTTACTGTCCAGAACCAACCACTTTCACCACAAACGGTAAGACTTACACCGTCACTGAACCAACCACATTGACTATCACTGACTGTCCATGCACCATTGAAAAGCCAACAACCACATCAACCACCGAATACACTGTAGTCACTGAGTACACTACTTACTGTCCAGAACCAACCACTTTCACCACAAACGGTAAGACTTACACCGTCACTGAACCAACCACTTTGACTATCACTGACTGTCCATGTACTATTGAAAAGAGCGAAGCCCCTGAGTCTTCTGTCCCAGTTACCGAATCTAAGGGCACTACCACCAAAGAAACAGGTGTTACTACCAAACAAACCACAGCCAACCCAAGTCTAACCGTCTCCACAGTCGTCCCAGTTTCATCCTCTGCTTCTTCTCATTCCGTTGTCATCAACAGTAACGGTGCTAACGTCGTCGTTCCAGGTGCTTTAGGTTTGGCTGGTGTTGCTATGTTATTCTTATAAACGGTGGTGTTTGACACATCCGCCTTCTTAATGCTTTCTTTCAGTATtatgttatttttttgttattcgTTTTTCACTTCTAGGCTTTTTGACAGACTAGCCCCGTTATACCACCATCTTTGTGGGAAAGCCCCTAAATTGCCCTGAGCAGTATCGTTTCATGTCTAGTCTCTTTAAAGATGTTTCTTACGCGTTGCGTGTAAAACATCCTCTCATTCAAGACAGGGTTTTCTAAAAGCAATAGGGGTAGTTTAATAATTCTTATATAATCATCATATACACTATTTTTAGTTCTTAATTCTTTAATACAAACTTATTAATGTGCTCTCCATTGATCTCTTAATCAGGAGGCGATATATACCGGAAGCGGTGTACTTTTCTTCACCTCTTACTCAACTATGTTGATGTGCAAGTTTAACCACTCGTCGATATTATCTATTGCTATAACGAAAACTTTATTCGAGTTCACAGTGAAAAACTTCAGCACATTTATGGAAGATCTAAGCAAAATGGAGAACGCCAGTAGATGCGAACAACaaactttatcaaatttgaaatacCACTGCTTTGATAAGCTATGAGGATCCAGCTGTGCAAACCTATCATCCGAAAATTGCAAATGATCATCAACTTCATTTATTAGCACATCGtgtaattcttctttttcgtcAGTTTTTTCTAGTGCTTCATGAAAGTATTTACAAAACTCTTCACATGAGCAGAACCAGTGTGCGATATCTACGAGTATTGGTGGCGCTCCATCATTAGTATCCTTCACTATTAAGCGATACTCCAGGAGCGAATTAGATGAACCCTTATAAAATTCATCAACTAACACATCAATCAATGATGTATGCTCATTACCTTCCTTGTTATGGACTCTATCtaatatgtatataaacATGTCTGAAGATTCTAGTAATGAAATTGCTCGAATAAATAGTTCCCTTGGAAACATATAATATAAGAAGGATGCTATTGTATCATCCAGTTTTGTATCATCGTTTGTGTTAACCAGTTTAGCAAATAATTTAGAGTATTCTATTACATCCTTCGACATACTCACCCTTGTGACTTGTTCTTTTCTCcctatttcttcttcatcaccaaCACTTTTGCTTTACCGGCTTGACCTTAAATGGTTATTTTTTCCCGTATAATTCCAATATATCAGCGCATCTTGCTGATATTTTCTGTTCTATAACAATTTAATAAGGGCTGACAAACAAAAGTAATCACTTCGACAAGTACAAAATGGGTCTATTTAATAACTTCAAGTTTAAATATACAAGGGCGCAACTGGAGATCTTTagattttcattttgtttgCTAGCACCTGTTGCTGTAATGTACTATATTGGTACAGATactgataaaaaattaaatgttcCAGGGTTTTGGCCAGATCCTGCAACGTTGAACCAAATACCAAAAGAGCCTTATGAGATTAAAGCTGAACTGGCaaggatgaaaaaagaacGTTTAGAGAAAAGGCTTAGGTTGGAGAAAAAGATACAAGAGGAGTTTGGTTTAGACCTTGaggaggaaaaagaaaaaattaaacgGGATTTGGCTCTCAAAAAAGGatgagaaaagaaaacggtTAAAGATGTATACTTGCACCTGAccactttttcttccttatatttattattctaACATGTACATACCTGTATAGTCGTATTTCCACTAGATCATCACTTCCCCTCTATATTCATGTCTGACCTGGTTATGCAGGTCATGCTCTATTCAAAtagtattgaaaaagctgAATGAGCAATAATTACtgattttcttcttcatccataggattatatatattcttaGATAATAGCCTATTTAGCTCATGCTTAACAAATTCGACTTTCGAGGGATTTACTAAAAGATGGGTGTCATCCAACTCCTCTAGTACTATATCACTCATCTTGGCGTCAATTTGTAATATGAGCGCCTTGATGGATGGATCACATTGAACCAGTGCACCCTTTCTTGCTCTAGCCATTTTTTCGTTCTTTTACAAAAGTATCTTGGCTTTGTCTCTATTGGGAGTACACTTCTATCTTACTGCAGTTTGCtcgtcttttttcaataatacgatacaaaagaaaaattaaaaggGCTATTGAGACTGttgtaaaatatatatgcaaaataaaaaagcatTTTAACGAAGAGTATATACCTACTATTAGACATTAATGACTACAGATAatcatcagaatgattCTGTTTTGGATCAACAATCAGGCGAACGAACAATTGATGAGAGTAATTCCATCTCTGACGAGAATAATGTTGATAATAAGAGGGAAGACGTTAATGTAACTTCACCAACAAAAAGTGTTAGTTGCATATCACAAGCGGAAAATGGAGTAGCTTCTCGAACAGATGAGAGTACAATAACAGGAAGTGCGACGGATGCAGAAACaggtgatgatgatgatgatgatgatgatgacgatgatgaagatgaggatgacgaagatgagCCCCCCTTATTGAAGTACACACGAATTAGTCAACTCCCGaagaacttttttcaaCGAGACTCGATCTCTTCATGTTTATTTGGTGatactttttttgcatttggTACACACTCAGGCATTCTACACTTAACTACATGCGCGTTCGAACCCATTAAAACCATCAAATGCCATAGATCTTCGATACTTTGTATTAACACTGACGGAAAATATTTTGCTACGGGATCTATTGACGGGACAGTGATTATCGGATCGATGGATGATCCACAAAACATTACACAATACGATTTCAAAAGACCTATAAACTCTGTAGCGTTGCACTCAAATTTTCAAGCATCCAGAATGTTTGTTTCTGGTGGAATGGCTGGCGACGTTGTACTATCTCAGAGAAATTGGCTAGGAAATAGAATCGACATCGTTttaaacaagaagaaaaagaaaaaaacaagaaaagatgaCCTATCCTCTGATATGAAGGGCCCTATCATGGGAATTTATACTATGGGTGACCTTATATTATGGATGGATGATGATGGAATAACATTTTGCGATGTTCCTACAAGATCAcagcttttgaatattCCATTCCCCTCCAGAATTTTTAACGTACAGGATGTAAGGCCAGATCTATTTAGACCCCATGTTCATTTTTTAGAAAGTGATCGTGTCGTTATCGGATGGGGATCTAATATTTGGCTATTTAAAGTTTCCTTTACCAAGGATTCAAATTCGATCAAATCCGGTGACTCTAATTCTCAAAGTAATAATATGAGTCATTTTAACCCTACGACAAACATCGGATCTCTCTTGTCTAGTGCTGCATCGAGTTTTAGAGGGACACCTGATAAGAAAGTTGAATTAGAATGCCATTTTACTGTGTCAATGTTGATTACAGGGCTTGCATCGTTTAAGGATGATCAGTTATTATGCCTAGGTTTTGATATAGATATTGAAGAGGAAGCAACCatagatgaagatatgAAGGAGGGGAAGAATTTTAGCAAGCGGCCAGAAAACTTATTAGCCAAAGGGAATGCTCCAGAAttaaaaattgttgatCTTTTTAATGGTGATGAAATCTATAATGATGAAGTTATCATGAAAAACTATGAAAAATTGTCTATAAATGATTATCACCTCGGTAAACATATAGATAAAACAACACCAGAATACTATTTGATAAGTTCCAACGATGCCATCAGGGTTCAAGAGTTATCATTGAAGGATCATTTCGATTGGTTTATGGAAAGAAAGCAATATTATAAAGCTTGGAAAATCGGTAAATATGTAATTGGATCAGAAGAGAGGTTTAGTATAGGGTTGAAATTCCTCAACTCTTTAGTAACTAAAAAAGATTGGGGTACATTAGTGGACCActtaaatattattttcgaAGAAACTTTAAACTCATTGGATTCCAACTCATATGATGTCACTCAAAACGTGCTGAAAGAATGGGCAGATATAATAGAGATTTTGATTACATCAGGAAATATTGTAGAAATTGCGCCTTTGATTCCCAAGAAACCTGCCTTAAGAAAGTCGGTATATGACGATGTATTACATTACTTTTTGGCCAATGACATGATCAATAAGTTTCATGAGTATATTACTAAGTGGGATTTAAAGCTTTTTTCTGTGGAAGATTTCGAAGAAGAGCTAGAAACAAGAATAGAGGCTGCTAGTGAACCTACAGCTTCATCGAAGGAAGAAGGGTCTAATATTACCTATAGAACTGAGTTGGTGCATttatatttgaaagagaaTAAATATACCAAGGCTATACCGCACCTTTTGAAAGCTAAGGACTTAAGAGCTTTAACtattataaaaatacaaaatttATTGCCGCAGTATCTAGACCAGATAGTTGATATCATTCTTTTACCATATAAGGGTGAAATTTCCCATATTTCCAAACTAtcaatatttgaaattcaaacaaTTTTTAACAAACCAATAGACCTGTTGTTTGAAAATAGACACACCATATCAGTCGCTAGAATATACGAAATATTTGAACATGATTGTccaaaaagtttcaaaaagattttattttgttatttaataaaatttttagatACGGACGACTCGTTCATGATAAGTCCTTATGAAAATCAACTAATTGAACTTTATTCTGAATACGACCGACAAAGCCTTCTGCCTTTTCTGCAAAAGCACAATAACTATAATGTAGAGAGTGCCATCGAAGTCTGTTCATCGAAACTTGGTTTATATAATGAACTGATCTATTTGTGGGGGAAAATCGGTGAAACGAAGAAAGCATTGTCTTTGATTATTGACGAGTTAAAAAACCCGCAATTAGCTATAGATTTTGTTAAAAACTGGGGTGATTCAGAACTTTGGGAATTCATGATTAACTATAGTCTTGACAAACCTAATTTTACTAAAGCCATTTTAACATGTTCTGATGAGACCAGCGAAATTTACCTAAAAGTGATCAGAGGTATGTCCGATGATCTGCAAATTGACAACCTGCAGGATATTATTAAACATATCgttcaagaaaattcatTAAGCTTGGAAGTTAGAGATAATATTTTGGTTATCATTAATGATGAAACGAAAAAATTTGCCAATGAATTCCTGAAAATAAGAAGTCAAGGTAAATTGTTTCAAGTAGACGAAAGCGATATTGAAATTAATGACGACTTAAATGGTGTTTTATAATATCGAATCATCATTTAATACACAAGGCAAGTGTACACTTCAGGAATGTActgctgaaaaaaaaaaaaaaaaagaaaaaaaagaaaaagatatctTGGTTTGAATAAGTAAAATTAATAGAATCCAGTTTCCAGTGATCGGTACAGGctaaataataaatatctctacttttatttattcttttcgttttcttgTGTTCAGGATAGATCAAAGAGCAGTCAAAGGTCATCaggaaaatgataaattcaaaaaaccGAGAGTTAAAGGcaaaactacaaaaaagaGCAATGAATATCGAGATCTTATTAAGTTTATATCTAAAAAAAGCCTGTGTTACCAGGTAAGTGTAAGTTATTAGAGTCTGGGAGGTTTGAACCACCAGTCGGAAGGTCCAAGTTATTGGCGGAAGTTGCAGCTGCAGCTGCAGCCCCAGATAGAAGGGTTTCTAAATGGTCTTGTGCATTCTTACTGTTTATTTTAATGCTTTCGCTATTTAATTGTTTTCTAGTCTTTTTAATCCTTTTTAAAAGTGTCAAATAATTGAAATTAAGTTCatttattgtttctttcGTCAGTGATATTTCGTTTGATTCTGCATGTTTCATAATGG
This is a stretch of genomic DNA from Saccharomyces cerevisiae S288C chromosome IV, complete sequence. It encodes these proteins:
- the PET100 gene encoding Pet100p (Chaperone that facilitates the assembly of cytochrome c oxidase; integral to the mitochondrial inner membrane; interacts with a subcomplex of subunits VII, VIIa, and VIII (Cox7p, Cox9p, and Cox8p) but not with the holoenzyme) codes for the protein MGLFNNFKFKYTRAQLEIFRFSFCLLAPVAVMYYIGTDTDKKLNVPGFWPDPATLNQIPKEPYEIKAELARMKKERLEKRLRLEKKIQEEFGLDLEEEKEKIKRDLALKKG
- the TFB5 gene encoding TFIIH complex subunit TFB5 (Component of RNA polymerase II general transcription factor TFIIH; involved in transcription initiation and in nucleotide-excision repair; relocalizes to the cytosol in response to hypoxia; homolog of Chlamydomonas reinhardtii REX1-S protein involved in DNA repair), whose amino-acid sequence is MARARKGALVQCDPSIKALILQIDAKMSDIVLEELDDTHLLVNPSKVEFVKHELNRLLSKNIYNPMDEEENQ
- the VPS41 gene encoding Vps41p (Subunit of the HOPS endocytic tethering complex; vacuole membrane protein that functions as a Rab GTPase effector, interacting specifically with the GTP-bound conformation of Ypt7p, facilitating tethering, docking and promoting membrane fusion events at the late endosome and vacuole; required for both membrane and protein trafficking; Yck3p-mediated phosphorylation regulates the organization of vacuolar fusion sites), which encodes MTTDNHQNDSVLDQQSGERTIDESNSISDENNVDNKREDVNVTSPTKSVSCISQAENGVASRTDESTITGSATDAETGDDDDDDDDDDDEDEDDEDEPPLLKYTRISQLPKNFFQRDSISSCLFGDTFFAFGTHSGILHLTTCAFEPIKTIKCHRSSILCINTDGKYFATGSIDGTVIIGSMDDPQNITQYDFKRPINSVALHSNFQASRMFVSGGMAGDVVLSQRNWLGNRIDIVLNKKKKKKTRKDDLSSDMKGPIMGIYTMGDLILWMDDDGITFCDVPTRSQLLNIPFPSRIFNVQDVRPDLFRPHVHFLESDRVVIGWGSNIWLFKVSFTKDSNSIKSGDSNSQSNNMSHFNPTTNIGSLLSSAASSFRGTPDKKVELECHFTVSMLITGLASFKDDQLLCLGFDIDIEEEATIDEDMKEGKNFSKRPENLLAKGNAPELKIVDLFNGDEIYNDEVIMKNYEKLSINDYHLGKHIDKTTPEYYLISSNDAIRVQELSLKDHFDWFMERKQYYKAWKIGKYVIGSEERFSIGLKFLNSLVTKKDWGTLVDHLNIIFEETLNSLDSNSYDVTQNVLKEWADIIEILITSGNIVEIAPLIPKKPALRKSVYDDVLHYFLANDMINKFHEYITKWDLKLFSVEDFEEELETRIEAASEPTASSKEEGSNITYRTELVHLYLKENKYTKAIPHLLKAKDLRALTIIKIQNLLPQYLDQIVDIILLPYKGEISHISKLSIFEIQTIFNKPIDLLFENRHTISVARIYEIFEHDCPKSFKKILFCYLIKFLDTDDSFMISPYENQLIELYSEYDRQSLLPFLQKHNNYNVESAIEVCSSKLGLYNELIYLWGKIGETKKALSLIIDELKNPQLAIDFVKNWGDSELWEFMINYSLDKPNFTKAILTCSDETSEIYLKVIRGMSDDLQIDNLQDIIKHIVQENSLSLEVRDNILVIINDETKKFANEFLKIRSQGKLFQVDESDIEINDDLNGVL
- the SHU2 gene encoding Shu2p (Component of Shu complex (aka PCSS complex); Shu complex also includes Psy3, Csm2, Shu1, and promotes error-free DNA repair, Shu complex mediates inhibition of Srs2p function; promotes formation of Rad51p filaments; important for both mitotic and meiotic homologous recombination, and contains a conserved SWIM domain that is necessary for both); this encodes MSKDVIEYSKLFAKLVNTNDDTKLDDTIASFLYYMFPRELFIRAISLLESSDMFIYILDRVHNKEGNEHTSLIDVLVDEFYKGSSNSLLEYRLIVKDTNDGAPPILVDIAHWFCSCEEFCKYFHEALEKTDEKEELHDVLINEVDDHLQFSDDRFAQLDPHSLSKQWYFKFDKVCCSHLLAFSILLRSSINVLKFFTVNSNKVFVIAIDNIDEWLNLHINIVE
- the SED1 gene encoding Sed1p (Major stress-induced structural GPI-cell wall glycoprotein; associates with translating ribosomes, possible role in mitochondrial genome maintenance; ORF contains two distinct variable minisatellites; SED1 has a paralog, SPI1, that arose from the whole genome duplication), with product MKLSTVLLSAGLASTTLAQFSNSTSASSTDVTSSSSISTSSGSVTITSSEAPESDNGTSTAAPTETSTEAPTTAIPTNGTSTEAPTTAIPTNGTSTEAPTDTTTEAPTTALPTNGTSTEAPTDTTTEAPTTGLPTNGTTSAFPPTTSLPPSNTTTTPPYNPSTDYTTDYTVVTEYTTYCPEPTTFTTNGKTYTVTEPTTLTITDCPCTIEKPTTTSTTEYTVVTEYTTYCPEPTTFTTNGKTYTVTEPTTLTITDCPCTIEKSEAPESSVPVTESKGTTTKETGVTTKQTTANPSLTVSTVVPVSSSASSHSVVINSNGANVVVPGALGLAGVAMLFL